The sequence below is a genomic window from Theobroma cacao cultivar B97-61/B2 chromosome 6, Criollo_cocoa_genome_V2, whole genome shotgun sequence.
GGTTGGCTGCCATCTCCCCGGTTCGCCATTGCAGCATGGTAAACATCATATAGGTGAAACAGTGACACCGCGGAAACATTGAAAACAGCACTTACAAGGATTGATGCCCCTGCACCCTTGTAAAAGGACTTAAAACCCTCAGTTTTGAAAATCTGCGCAAATGCATTCCTTGAACTCTTATATTTGGTCATCATCATCCTTCGAGTTGCGGTATCCAATGGGTAAGAAGCCAGGCTGCCAGTAAGATGATACCCACAGTTTATGATAGCTCTGCCCAAATAATTGGTCTGCAAAAGACAAGCATTTCTGAACCGTATCATTTATCAGATTATTCCCGTAATTATAAACCAGATAAAAAGATTCAAAGACCCCATTCAGCATCTTTCGGGGAGTTGACATTGATAAAGGATGGCAAAAAATAGTAATGGTGGAGAAAACTGCAGTTTAATgacataaaaggaaaaatctcACTGACCTGCGTTTGGTTCAACAAAGACTGATGCCATGGCTTTAAAGGAGCAGATAGCACTGTCACCATACCAAGCTGAGCAAGTGCCATAGTATATCCACGGAACAATCCAGCAATGCCATCTACTTTCAGAGTTTTTCTGTACACATCAAGTATACCATTAAACTGCCGTTTGCTCAAGTCACCGGTGGTTTTGACATCATTTGCCATGCGTGTTCCAGCATaaagaaatggataaacaagAAACAGATTTACAGCTGAAGAAAGAACAACTGCCGATACTATCTGAAAAGTACTCCACCGGCTATCTGCATGACTTCTAAAGTATTCTTGGATTTTAAACTGTATGGCCTGTAGCACATAAAGGCGTAGGATGTTACAAAATTCTAAATCATGAGAATAGGACAGCTACATATAGGACAACTTTGGTGGAAGTTACCTTAGCAGAAACATGTGCCGTGGCTGTTGCAATGTTGCCTCTCCAAAGGGAACGGATACCTTCATTTCTGATTGTTCTGGCAAAGCAGTCAAATATTCCATTATATGGTTGGGTCAGCCGACCTGACTTGATCATCTCGTTCTGGTTTTGCATCAAGAGCTTCACTCGCTCAAATGGAGCAACTGCTGTCCTGAGAATACCTGACACAGCCAATTCAGTTTGTATAGAAGGTCTCTCCAATGGGGCTCCTACAAAAGCTGGTGGCAAGGGTGTTACAACAGATGAAGATTTCCTGTTCACCAAGGCACCATCCCCATGAATATGTTGCATTCTTGGAGTGTAATTAAAATGCCTGACTGGGAGGTCAGGTTGCCAATGTATCTTTTGAGATACAGGTGGATGCATTGGCCCATATTCCATTCTGCAATTCACTTTTTTAGCCTGCAAAGAAATAACCATACGGGTAAAATTTTCTTAGTTTAAGAATCCAATGAAGCACATTCATAAAGATAACATAAGGTTTTAGAAGCGTAATGCCAAAATACATATAAAAGCATCAAAAAGTTTATGGACAAACTCATGTGTGATGTCTATGTCCTGTTTATTAAGAAGAAAGATGAGGAAAAATCTTGGAAAAAAGAACATGAAGCTCAATAGCATATTCGTCTTCTATAGAAAGAGAACAccaaacataataaaaatgaaggtTTCTGACTATTATCTGCCCAGCAAACTATCCAAACGGAGACtaaagggaaagaaaagtgATCAAGATTTGCTCAACAACCCTCTAAAGTACCATTCTAGATC
It includes:
- the LOC18596823 gene encoding ADP,ATP carrier protein 1, mitochondrial: MEYGPMHPPVSQKIHWQPDLPVRHFNYTPRMQHIHGDGALVNRKSSSVVTPLPPAFVGAPLERPSIQTELAVSGILRTAVAPFERVKLLMQNQNEMIKSGRLTQPYNGIFDCFARTIRNEGIRSLWRGNIATATAHVSAKAIQFKIQEYFRSHADSRWSTFQIVSAVVLSSAVNLFLVYPFLYAGTRMANDVKTTGDLSKRQFNGILDVYRKTLKVDGIAGLFRGYTMALAQLGMVTVLSAPLKPWHQSLLNQTQTNYLGRAIINCGYHLTGSLASYPLDTATRRMMMTKYKSSRNAFAQIFKTEGFKSFYKGAGASILVSAVFNVSAVSLFHLYDVYHAAMANRGDGSQPGFAISFRWKRDGDK